AAGCTGACGAACTCGAAGACGCTGGCATGGAAGCGCAAGCGGAAGCCACGGAAGAACAAGCTGAAGTGCTGGAAGACAAAGCCGACGAAATGTAACTCACGTGGTTCATTAGAGATTGGGCCTGTCGCTTGCGGCAGGCCTTTTCTTTTGGTGCCGGGAACGATCGGGTCACCAGTTTGTTGTATCATCAAATAACAGGAGGAATTTTTATGAAAAAGCTAGCACTTATCGCACTTCCCGCAGCATTTGCCCTGACCGCATGTGACGGCCCAGCCGAAGAAGCAGGGGAGCAACAGGACGATATTACCGAAGCAGCGGGTGATATGATCGACGAACAAGCTGACGTCGCAGAGGCACATTCGGAACTTGCTGAAGAAAAAGCCGAGGCTGCGACTGACAGTGTCGAGAAAGCAGAACTGGAACAGCACGCGCAAGAGCTCGAACAAAAAGCGGACGCGTTGGAAGAAAAAGCTGACGGAATGTAATCGCGCACCGCTTGATTACAGCGAGAGGCCTGCCGCGAGAGCGGCGGGCCTTTTCGTTTTCTGGCGGCACATGGCGGCGCCTCAAAGGTTGACTCCTGATGCGCTTGCGCTATTGGCCCATTCGTTCGCTGGGCTGACGGGTCCAGTGAACATCCGTCCAAGACAGTTGGTGACCGGAATATGCCGGTCTTAATTTCCAGCCTAGACGGGGATTAGAGATTTTCACGAAAGCCAATTGGCCTTCGTATCGCGGATCGCTTTTACAGCACCGCATCCTCCTTCCCCATCAATGGACTCGCCCGTGATGCCTCTGGTGTCATGGTCAATGTAGCCGGTTACCGGGCATATTGCTTGGTGACCATAGTGAAGGAGTAAGACATGGATCGTTCGCAAAAATCCGACGCGGTCGCTGGTCTTAACGCAACTTTCAACGAGAGCGGCGTGGTCGTTGTGACCCGCAATCTCGGCCTGACGGTGGCTCAGTCCACTGAACTGCGCGGAAAAATGCGTGAAGCCGGTGCATCGTACAAGGTTGCGAAAAACCGTCTTGCCAATCTCGCCCTGAAAGACACGGATTACGAAGGCCTGAGCGAATTGCTCACCGGCCCGACTGCTCTGGCAACATCAAGCGACCCTGTCGCTGCTGCCAAAGCTGCCGTGGAATTCGCCAAGACGAACGACAAGCTCGAAATCGTTGGCGGATCGATGGGCGGTCAGATGCTTGATGAAGCTGGCGTAAAGGCACTTGCCTCCATGCCAAGCCTTGACGAGCTTCGCGGCACGATTGTTGGCCTTGTTAACGCACCAGCGACGAAAATCGCCCAGGTCGTCAACGCACCCGCCAACAAGCTTGCTCGCGTCTTCGGTGCCTATGGCGCCAAAGAAGCGGCGTAAGCGGTTTTTTGAATTGAACATTCTGGGGCGAATTTGCCCCGCCCGATTGCAAAGTCGGGGTCATATTTTTGGAGTATTAAGTCATGGCCGATATCGCCAAGCTTGTTGAAGAACTATCAAAACTGACTGTCCTCGAGGCAGCTGAACTCGCCAAGGCACTGGAAGAAGAGTGGGGCGTTAGCGCCGCTGCTGCAGTTGCTGTTGCTGGTCCTGCCGCTGGCGGCGCTGCTGAAGCCGTTGAAGAGAAAGACGAATTCGACGTCGTTCTGACCGGTGACGGTGGCAAGAAAATCCAAGTGATCAAAGAAGTCCGCGCCATCACTGGCCTGGGTCTGACTGAAGCGAAGGGCCTCGTCGAGAGCGCTCCTAAGCCGATCAAAGAAGGCGTCAACAAAGCTGAAGCCGAAGAAATCAAAGGCAAGATCGAAGCAGCCGGCGGTACTGTCGAACTCAAGTAATTGGGTAAGACAGGCTGCTTGAGCACGCTCAAGCGATTCTGTTACAAGTTTTACAGGTGTCTTGAAGCGCCTGTAGATGGAAGGGCGGTGCCGCAAGGTGCCGCCCTTTTCTGTTTACTCTTGGCATCCGGTTAAATCTGGGTCAGCACAGCGTCACCAAGATTTTAAAGGATCGCTTCGACATGCTGACTAAGACTTCCCTATTCGCCACGGTTGCCACGGCCGCACTCTTGAGCAGCGTATCGGCCGCCGCCCAAGATACGCGGATTGTGCAACCGGGTGCGCCGGGGCAGCCAACCAAGGAACTGAGCCCGCAGCAGGCAGTCGCTCTCGCCGACAACTCCTACGCCCATGCGGATGTGATGTTCATGCAGAGTATGATCGTGCACCATCAGCAAGCGGTCGAGATGTCGGCGCTGATTGCTGACCGGACCAATAAGGAAGAGATCGTCTCTATTGGCGGCAAGATCAGCGGTTCCCAGAAAGACGAGATCACTTTCATGCGCAATTGGTTAGCCGAACGCGGTGAGTCGCTGGAGATGGAAGGCATGGGACACGCGCATCACATGGGTATGATGGGTATGGCGACGCCCGACCAGATGCAGCAACTGGCCGCCGCGCGGGGGACCAATTTTGACCGCCTGTTCCTGCAACTGATGATCCGCCACCATGAAGGCGCGATCGACATGGTCGAGGATCTGAAAGATCAGCCGGGCACCGCTGCCGATCCCGTGTTTCTGGAATTCACCGACGAGATCGTGAACGACCAAAACACTGAAATCGAACGGATGAACGCCATTCTCGCCAGCCTGTCGGACGATCCGCGCGCTACGCTAACCGCCGGCCTGCGTGATGCAGGCCAAGCGATCAGCAACCTGCGGCTCGTCACCGCTCTGCCAAAGCCTGCAGGCTTTTTCGACCCGGCCAACCCGGCGGGGTTGCGGCCTGAAATCAAGAAAAAAGACGACCCAAAGAGCGATGTCAAAGCTGTGACTGACATGCTCGCAGCGATGATCGAGGGAGACCGCAACAAAGACCCTCGTGATGCAGAAGAGGTTGGCGAAGACAGCGAACCAAAATTTGCCGAGCGCAGCCCGCTGCTGAGCTTCGCCAATACCGACATGGCATTCAGCGGCGATATTCTGGTGGCCGGCAATTATCACGGTTTCAACGCTTACAGACTTGGCGAGGACGGTATGCCGACTCTGGTCAGCTCGACCGTTTGTCCCGGCGGGCAAGGCGATGTGTCGATCGTCGGCGATCTGTTGCTGATGAGCGTCCAAGACACCCGCGCGCGGGTCGATTGCGGATTGCAAGGTGTGCAAGAGCGAGTCAGCGAGGAGCGCTTCCGCGGCCTGCGCATTTTCGACATCTCCGACATCACCAATCCCGTGCAGGTTGGGCAGGTTCAAACCTGCCGCGGATCGCACACCCACTCGGTCGTCTCGCAAAGCGATGAGATGTTGATTGTCTATAATTCGGGCACGTCGCGCATCCGTGATGAGGAAGAATTGGCCGGTTGTATCGGTGATGTACCCGGCGATGACCGCACCGCCCTGTTCCGGATCGATGTAATCGAAATTCCCGTCGCTGATCCCTCCAAATCACGGATCGTGGATAGTCCCGCTGTGTTTGCCGATCCCGAGACCGGACGTCTCGCTGGGCTTTGGCAGGGCGGCGATCACGGTGAGGGGACGCAGGACACCAATTCGACCAACCATTGCCACGATATTACTGTGTTCCCAAGTCTCAATCTCGCGGCAGGAGCCTGCTCGGGCAACGGTATCATTTTCGATATTTCAGACCCGCGCGCGCCCAAGCGGATCGATGAAGTGGTCGATAAGGGCTTTGCCTATTGGCACTCCGCGACATTCAACAATGACGGAACCAAGGTACTGTTCACCGACGAATGGGGCGGCGGCAGCAGGCCGCGTTGCCAAGCCGCCGATCCGCGTAATTGGGGCGCTAACGCGATCTATGAAATCGTCGATGGGCAACTGAAATTCCGCAGCCTCTACAAATTGCCCGCCCCGCAAAGCGACAAGGAAAACTGCGTCGCGCATAATGGCTCGATCATCCCCGTCCCGGGCCGCGATATCTTCGTGCAGGCATGGTACCAGGGCGGGATCAGCGTGATCGATTTCACCGATGCAGCAAACCCGTTCGAAATCGCCTATTTCGACCGCGGTCCGGTGGACAAGGATCAGCTCGTCACTGGCGGCTACTGGTCAGCCTATTGGTATAATGGCCGCATCTACGGCACAGAAATCACCCGCGGGCTTGATGTGTTTGCGCTGGAACCGAGCGAGTTTCTGACCGCTGAAGAAATCGCTGCTGCAGAAGCGGCGAATATGGGCGAAACCTTCAACCCGCAGACGCAGTTTCCGGTCACGTGGCCCGAGGGCGCTGCAGCGATGGCAGAGGACAGCCGCAAAGGCGGCTGATCCTCGCTGCCCGACGCGGATTATTCCTCTGCTTGAGGCTCTTCTTGAGCTTCATCCTCGAATTCGATAGCATCATATTCTTCAGCAACGCTTTCGCGAAATGCCTCGCAGCGCTTGATACCGGCCGCGATGAATTCTTCGATCTCGGTGTCGCTTTCCATGCCTTCGATCCGTTCGATCAAACTATCGACGATCTTTTGCATGTCGTTCTCGGCAGTCTCCTCGTTCCGGACGAGCGCAAGCATGAAGAACCGTGTTGCGCTTTCGAAAGCCTGCCCGGCCGCCTGTTCATCCGCATCTTGCAGCGCGCCGCTGATATACGAATGCAGCGCGCCGCAATTGACGCCGCCTTCATAGATTTCTTCATCGCTCTGTGCGGCCGCAGGAACAGCGAAAGCCGCCGCAACAACGAGCGGCAAATATTTAAAAGTGTTGAGCATGGTCGGCAGGTCCTTGTCGATAGGCCGTCATCTAACGCACGAAGTCGCTAAAGTGTTTGTAGATACGCGACAATCCGCGCGCGATCTTCCGCGCTGCGCATTCCGCTATAGGTCATTTTGGTGTTGGGGACCACCTTGCGCGGGTTCTCGAGATAGCGATCCAATGTTGCCGCATCCCATATCAGGCCGGACTCACGCAGCGCAGAGCTATAGGCATAGTCGCCAACATGCCCGGCTTTGGCTCCATACACGCCCGCGAGCGAAGGACCTATTCCGTTTTTGCCCGGCTCCACGCGGTGGCACGCCACGCATTGCGCGAAACTGGCAGGACGAGCGCCGGTGACACTGGTTTGCTCTGCTACCACGGACTGTGATTCACCAGGAGCGCGAGTAATGCTGTCAGGCGAAGTATCCGTCTGCTCTCCGCAGGCGGAGAGTAGTGCCGCACCCGTGCAAATCGTCACAAACTGAATCCGCATTCGTCACTCCTCGATATCGCGAGCCTTGTGGCGTGATGGCATGGCAATCGCAAGATATGCCTGTGGCGCGATAGCCGCGGAGCAGCGGGCAAATCTCGTATGAAGCCAGTTTCCCCTTTCGGCAGGTGGTCACCGCGACTAACCGGATCGGCTGTATGTCGCAAACGCGCACCATTTCCGCCAGAGCCGAAAAAGATGAGACTCCTTGGCGCACCGAGCTAGCAGCTACTCTCAAGCTGTCCTGGCCGCTCGCGCTCGCCAATATTCTGCAGATGCTGACTTACGCGGTCGATGTGATCTTCATCGCGCGACTGGGCGAAGCACCGCTGGCTGCCGCTGCGTTGGCGGTTTCATGGTTCGGAATGCTGCTGTGGGCTCTATCCTCGCTCGTCGGAGCAGTCGCACCCATCATTGCAGCAGAGCTGGGAGAACGCGCCCCTGCCCTGCGCCCGATCCGCCGGGCAACACGCATGGCGCTGTGGCTTGCGGTGCTGGTCGGCATAGCCGCAATGGCCGCCTGTATGGCGATTGTCCCGATTGCCCGTGCGACGGGCCAGCAACCTGAAATCATCGCGCTCGCCCGCGAATATATGGTCGTTATTATCTGGTCGATGATCCCGATGCTGCTCGCCGCGGTACTGCGCAATTTCGTATCGACGTTAGGGCGGCCAATTTTTGCCACTGCAATCTCCGCACTCGGTATCGGTGTGAATGCGCTGGCAAACTATGCCTTTATTTTCGGCAATTTCGGCGCGCCCGAACTGGGCCTGCAAGGCGCGGCAATTGCAACGATCATCACGGCACTGTTCACACTTGCCTGTTATGTCATCGCGATCCGGCTCGACCGGACTATGCATCGCTATCACATCTTTGGCAGATGGTGGTCGCCCGACTGGGCGCGCTTGTGGTCGATTGTAAAAATCGGAACACCCATTGCACTGACCGTTTCGGCAGAGGCCGGCATCTTCGGCGCGGCCGCATTCCTGATGGGCAATATTGGAACGCCCCAACTCGCCGCCCATACCGTAGCACTCCAAATCGCTGCGCTCGCCTTCCAGGTTCCGTTCGGCGTGAGCCAGGCCGCCACTATTCGCGTTGGTTATTTCTACGGTGCACGCGACAAGGACGGCATAAAGCGCGCCGGGTGGTCTGCAATGCTGGTCGGCACGGGCTTTATGGCAATTTCCTGTTCGGCGATGGTGCTGATGCCGCGCACTTTACTGCATATCTATGTCGATCCTGACGCTGCGAAAAACGCCGTACTGGTCGGCTTCGCGCTGCAATATCTGGTGATCGCAGCGGCGTTCCAATTGGTTGATGGGCTGCAAGCCGTGGCAGCCGGAGCCTTGCGCGGCCTGCAAGACACACGCGTGCCCATGTGGATCGCGATCTTTGCCTATTGGGTGCCCGGATTTGGTGTAGCCATGTGGCTCGGCTTCTGGACGCCGCTCGAAGGGATCGGCGTATGGATCGGCCTTGCAACAGGCCTGGCAGTCGCCGCAGTGCTGCTGACTTGGCGCTGGGTGATGCGCGAGAAGCTTGGCCTTACCAACAGGCCAGCTGCAAGCGAGCCGAACTGACACACGCCTTAGCGAACAGCGCGAAACTTTTTCGCATCGCCACCTGTTGACTCCCCAGACACGCATACACATATGCGTAGCGCTGGCACTCTCGCTGTGAGAGTGCCAATATACTTTCAACCACTCTAACGAAGAGGTCATCATTATGGCATTTCGTCCGCTACACGACCGCGTTCTGGTCCGTCGCATCGAAGCCGATCAAAAAACCGCTGGCGGGATCATCATCCCGGATAGCGCGCAGGAAAAGCCAAGCGAAGGCGAAATCGTCTCCGTAGGCAGCGGCTCCAAAGCCGAAGACGGCACTGTAACTCCGCTCGACGTCAAAGCTGGCGACCGCGTGCTGTTCGCCAAATGGGGCGGCACCGAAGTCAAGATCGACGGCGAAGACCTGCTGATCATGAAAGAAAGCGATATCATGGGAGTGATCGGCTGATCACCCGCCTGCTTCAACGCTTTTCATTCAACGAACACAATTAAAGGAATTTCACCATGGCAGCCAAGGACGTAAAGTTCGGCCGCGATGCCCGCGAAGGCATCCTCAAGGGCGTCGATACGCTCGCAAATGCAGTCAAAGTGACGCTCGGCCCCAAAGGCCGTAACGTTGTTATCGACAAAAGCTTTGGCGCACCGCGCATCACCAAGGACGGCGTTACAGTCGCCAAGGAAATCGAACTGAAAGACAAGTTCGAAAACATGGGCGCGCAGATGCTCAAGGAAGTTGCGTCGAAGACCAACGACCTCGCCGGTGACGGCACCACCACTGCAACCGTTCTGGGCCAAGCGATTGTTCGCGAAGGCATGAAGTCGGTCGCAGCCGGCATGAACCCGATGGACCTGAAGCGCGGTATTGATACTGCCGTGTCGAAAGTCGTCGAGAATCTCGTCAGCCGTTCGAAGGATGTTTCGGGCAGTGAAGAGATTGCACAGGTCGGCGTGATTTCGGCCAATGGTGATCGCGAAGTCGGCGAAAAAATCGCAGAAGCGATGGAAAAAGTCGGCAAAGAAGGCGTCATCACCGTTGAAGAAGCCAAGGGCCTCGAATTCGAGCTCGACGTTGTCGAAGGTATGCAGTTCGACCGCGGTTATCTGTCGCCTTACTTCATCACCAACCCCGACAAGATGACTGTGGAACTCGAAAATCCATACATCCTGATCAACGAAGGCAAGCTGTCGAACCTGAAAGACATGCTGCCCATCCTCGAAGCAGCCATGCAGTCGGGCCGTCCTCTGCTGATTATCGCAGAAGACATCGAAGGCGAAGCGCTGGCTACTCTGGTAGTCAACAAGCTGCGCGGCGGCCTGAAAGTTGCTGCGGTCAAGGCACCGGGCTTCGGTGATCGCCGTAAAGCGATGCTGCAGGACATTTCGATCCTGACCAAAGGCGAAATGGTCAGCGACGAGCTGGGCATCAAGCTCGACAGCGTCACTCTGGGTATGCTCGGTGAAGCCAAGCGTGTCACCATCGACAAAGACAACACCACGATTGTCGACGGTGCCGGTTCGCAGGACGATATCAAAGCCCGCGTGAGTGAAATTCACGCGCAGATCGAAACCACCACCAGCGATTATGACAAGGAAAAGTTGCAGGAACGTCTGGCGAAACTCGCTGGCGGTGTTGCAGTGATCAAAGTCGGCGGCGCTTCGGAAGTCGAAGTCAAGGAACGCAAGGACCGTGTCGATGACGCGCTCCACGCAACCCGCGCTGCGGTTGAAGAAGGCATCGTGCCCGGCGGCGGTACCGCTCTGCTCTATGCCACCAAGGCTCTCGAAGGCCTCAAAGGTGACAATGACGACCAGACACGCGGTATCGACATCGTGCGCAAGGCAATTCTTTCTCCTGTTCGCCAGATCGCATCGAACGCAGGCCACGATGGCGCTGTAATCTCGGGCAATCTTCTGCGCGAAGATGACGAGACCCAGGGCTTCAACGCGGCCACCGATACTTATGAGAATCTGGTCAAGGCCGGTGTTATCGACCCGACCAAAGTTGTTCGCATCGCGCTGCAGGACGCAGCATCGGTTGCCGGCCTGCTGATTACAACCGAAGCGGCGATCACCGACGCTCCGGAAGACAAGGACTCCGGCCCGGCAATGCCCGATATGGGCGGCATGGGCGGAATGGGCGGCGGCATGGGCTTCTAAGCCCACCGCTTCTCAGAAAAGCCAAAAGAAGGGCCCGGTGGAGCAATCCGCCGGGTCTTTTTTTGTGTGCACTCATGAGTATAATCGCCGCATCGTCGCTAGGGGGTTTGTCAATGAAAAGCGTTTGGATATGTCTGGCTGCATTGGGCGCAGTGTTTCCACTGTCGGCCCATGCGCAGGAGCCTGCCGAACAGGTGACTTGCGATGACGCCATGGTCAACCGCATCACAGCAACCGCCGATTCGCTCTCTCGAAATTGGAACGATGAACAACTTGGTGCCATCGCAAATGTCCGGGACCAGTGCATGGAAAATCCCGATATAGCTTTGGGCTTCGGCGTTGCGCTTTTCCACCGGACTAACGCGGCTCAGTTGACCGATGCCGAGCTGCTGGAAACCCTGCATCTGATTTGGAACGAAGTTTTGCGTATCGGCACATTGGACGACCAGGTCGAGCGGCAAGCCGTGTTATCCGAACTCGCACAGGCGACGATGACAAAGTTCCTATCCTTTTCCGAGGCACATAACGGGTCAACCAGTACGTTCTTCAGCCAACCTTCTGCTGCTCCGCAAAATTGCCCGCCATCCGAAACTACTATCGCGATAAGGCTTGCGGAGAATTACACAGAGCGCGGCGGCGGTCACCAATCCGGCTTTCTCAAAGCGCTGGCCACCGCCTGTAATAACGTCCCGGCCAGTCGCCGCGCGCCGATTGTGTGGTATGGCAGCCATATCAAGGACCGCACCAAATCTACGAAAACACCGGAAGAAAAAACGGCGCTGCTCAACACAAGTGTTGCTGTGATCGGAAACTATCTTGCTGGCGAGACCGCACCTACAACCGAGTCTCTCGCACAATCGACGCTCAAAGCGATAGCGCGTGAGATGCAGGACTTAGGCGGGCTGCCGGACCCAACGGAAGCGGCTTTTTGGGAAGGGCGAGACGAGCTTAACGCTTTTCGCACACTGGTGGTTGGCCGGCGAATTGGCGAGATCTGGGTCGATCTTGAACAGAGCGGGGAGGCACGTACGGAAGAAATCCGCGAGCGAATTCAGAAACTGCACGCATTTGTGAAAGCGCTCGACACGGCAACTGCGCCGCATGGCGACAGCGCCCGCGCTGCGGCATATGAGGCGTTTGTGCGCCACAAAGACGGCGAGTTCGACAAGCCACGCCTGACCAAATGGGCGAAAAGCAAATTTGTCCCTCCTCCAGAGATTTTGTATAAGCCATTGAAGCCGAACGAGGTTAATTAGGAACACAGCGGCGGTGTCGTTTAGTTAGCCGACCATCGAAGGCTGTTGGTCGAATTTATACAAGTTGCAGTGCCTTCATCGTGCTATTTATGCGTCATGCAGCAGGTGCCTCGCCAAGACGGAGACGCCCACGATCCGCGCCCGGCGGAGCGCTACACACAGCCTAAGCAAAACACTCTTATACGCGTCGGCAAAAAGCTTCGCGATCCGGTAAACGGTTTTTTGGCGAAGCAATCCCTCGTCGGCGATGCACCGGTGATCGATTCAGCGCTGGTCCCCGGACTTGACGAAGTGGCCCCGCAATGGCCGGAATTTCGCGACGAAATCGAGCCGTTGATGCGCGAGCGGGAGGGCATTCCACCACTCGGTGAGATATCTCCGGACCACCGCCGGATTGCCTCGACACCTGCATGGAAGAGCTTTTTCTTCCGTGGTTACGGGTATGAAGCAAAGGCCAATCAGGCGCGCTGCCCCAAACTCACCCAAGCCATCGATTCCATACCCGGTGTAGTGGTGGCGTTTCTGTCGATCATGGAGCCTGGCACCCATGTCCCCTTGCATCGCGGGTTGACGAAATCGTGGCTCAATTGCCATCTGCCGCTGATGCTGCCGGACGACGGGAAGCGCTGCGAAATTGCTGTGAATGGCGAAATATACCAATGGCGCTATGGCGAATGGCTGGTGTTTGACGAGACCTATCCGCATGAAGTCTGGAACGAGTCCGACCAGCCGCGCGTCATGTTGCTTTTACAGGTCCAGCGGCAAATGCGCTGGCTGGGCAGGATGGTGACGCGCGGCATCTATCACGGCGTGCGAAATTCCAGCTTCGTGAACGACGTGAAAGCGGCGATCGGCGCGAGCAAACGTTAGGCGCACTTCCCTTTCCGCTGATCCTGCCGCATGTAACACTGCAACGACAGATTTTCGAAGAGGACCGCCTGCCATGACCCGACTGCCCAAGACAAAATTGATCGCTGTGTTGCTCGCTTCGGCCGCAGTTGCGAATTGCGGCGGGTTATCCGAGCCGGTGGTTGCCAAAATCGAATGCACGACCACACAGACTGAATGCATCAACACGTGGTTCGATGCCAAATTTGACGAGCTGGTTGCGTTCAGTCCGATGTTGCAGACATCGCTCGGAATGAAGTCCGATTACGACAAGATCGACGATTTGAGCGCCGAGGCTGAGCAAAAACAGCTGGAATGGTGGCAGAATACCGCCGCCGAGATGGAAGCCAATTTCGACTATGACGAATTGTCGGACGATGCCAAACTGTCCTGGGACATGTGGCAATTCCGCAAGGAACAGGCCGAAGCGGCAGCCAAGTTTCGCAATCAGACTTATATTCTCCACCAGATGAACGGAACGCAATCGGCGTTGCCCAGCTTCCTGATCAGCCAGCACAAGGTCGAAAGCGAAAGCGATATGACCGCTTTCATTGCTCGGCTGGGCGGGATCGGGACGGCGATGGATCAATTGCTTACCCGGGCCCAGGCCAATGCCGAGGCAGGGACCCGGCCCCCGCAATTCGCCTATGACGCAGTGATTGAGGAATCGCAGAATATCACCACCGGCGAACCGTTTGACAAAAGCGGTGAGCCCTCCGCCCTATGGACTGCAAGCGAGGACCATATTGCCAAGTTGGTCGATGATGGCACGGTCACTGCGGAGCGCGGCGAGGAATTGCGCGCAGAAGCCCGTACCGCGCTGACCGAGCAGCTGGCACCCGCATACGCCCGCATTATCGAGTGGTTTATAAAGGACCGCGCCAATGCCGATGCCGAAGCACGCGGAGCGAGTGCGCTTACCAACGGTGAGGAATACTACAATCATCAGCTCCGCATGATGACCACCACCGATCTGACTGCGGACGAAGTGCACGAAATCGGCTTGTCGGAAGTCGCGCGCATTCGGACCGAAATGGAAGCGATCAAGGACAAGGTTGGATTTGACGGCGATCTGCCAGCCTTCTTCACATTCATGCGCGAGGATGATCAGTTCTATTTCTCCGATGATGATAAAGGCGCGCAGGATTATATCGATGCCGCAAAGAAGCATCTGGCATTTATCGATACCAAACTGCCTGAGTATTTCGGCATATTGCCTAAAGCACCGCTGGAAGTCCGCCGGGTCGAACCGTTTCGCGAACAGGACGGTGCAGCGCAGCATTACCGCCCAGGCACGCCCGATGGGTCACGGCCGGGAATCTATTACGCGCATCTATCCGATATGCGCGCGATGCCCATTCCGCCGCTGGAAGTGATTGCCTATCACGAGGGCAACCCCGGCCATCATATGCAATTATCGATCGCGCAGGAACTAACCGGCATCCCGAAATTCCGGTCGCAAGGCTATTATTTGTCGGCCTATGGCGAAGGCTGGGCGCTGTATTCCGAATTGCTGGCGAAAGAGATGGGCGCGTACAAAGACCCCTATTCCGACTTTGGCCGCCTGACGACGGAAATGTGGCGCGCAATCCGCTTGGTCGTCGATAGCGGTATCCATGCCAAAGGCTGGAGCGAGCAACAGGCGGTCGATTATTTCATGGCCAATTCACCGATGCCGGAAACAACGGTGCGGAACGAAGTGCAGCGCTATATTGTCTGGCCCGGTCAAGCGACTTCCTACAAAATCGGTATGATCCGGATTCTTGAGCTCCGCGCCAAAGCGAAAGAAGAGCTTGGCGACGATTTCGATATTCGCGGGTTCCACGACACCGTTCTGGGCGGCGGTTCGGTGCCGTTGAACCTGCTTGAAACGCGGGTGGATCAGTGGATCGCGAGCCAGAAAGCGAACAATTAGACCTGCTGATTAGGGGTGTCTCGGAACGGTGCGCCAAGCGTGCGGTCTAGCGGCAAATCTTCGCTCGCCAAGCGATCGTAGACGCCGATATCGATCTCGTCCTGCGGAATATCGTCGCGGAACGTGCCGTGCAATCGGTCCCAGAAGCTAAGACCGCTGGTGTAGTTGCTGTCGCGCTCCGACTTGATGCTCGAATGATGGATGCCGTGCATCTTCGGCGTGGTGAAGGCGCGCGCGAGCAAATTATCGGTGAGGCCCGGCAACCGCATATTCGAATGGTGAAACAGGATCGAGAAATTGAAGAAATTGCGCCACCAGCGCAAAGATTTCGGGCTCGCACCCGATAACCGCACCTGCACAAGCCGCCACGGCAACGAGACAAACATATCGAGAGGGTGGAACCGCACCGCCGTGCTCGCATCCATATCCGGATCGATGTGGTGCACACGGTGGAAACGCCACAGGAACGGGACCCTATGCGTGGCGACATGCCAACAGTAAAAACCGTAATCCATCGCAGCAATACCGCCGATTAGGCGCAGGGGACGCGGCAATCTTTGCGCCAGTCCCCGCCCCTTCTCCAAATTCTTCACAGCAATCGCCTGCGTCAACGGCTCTTCCACCGCAGCAACAATCACGGCGCATCCAGCACCCAAGACAGCATTGCTGATATTGCGCGGTATTGTGGGCGTCTTAGCTTCACGCAGCGGTTTCTTACGCTCCATCAGTAATATGCCGCCAACCACCGCGCCAGCCGCTGCCATCATTGCGATCTTGCCGAGCTTCATGCTGCCTCAATGCCCCATAGCGCTGCCGCAGTCGAGCGGTTACAGAACGGTGCATGACCGCTCCGCTGATTTCGATATTCTGCCGCTGGCCTACTCCGGGTGAAGCCAAGACCCGGTTGATTCCTGGGTTCGGACCGGAAGGCGCGGCGGC
This genomic window from Pontixanthobacter aestiaquae contains:
- a CDS encoding DUF885 domain-containing protein, translating into MTRLPKTKLIAVLLASAAVANCGGLSEPVVAKIECTTTQTECINTWFDAKFDELVAFSPMLQTSLGMKSDYDKIDDLSAEAEQKQLEWWQNTAAEMEANFDYDELSDDAKLSWDMWQFRKEQAEAAAKFRNQTYILHQMNGTQSALPSFLISQHKVESESDMTAFIARLGGIGTAMDQLLTRAQANAEAGTRPPQFAYDAVIEESQNITTGEPFDKSGEPSALWTASEDHIAKLVDDGTVTAERGEELRAEARTALTEQLAPAYARIIEWFIKDRANADAEARGASALTNGEEYYNHQLRMMTTTDLTADEVHEIGLSEVARIRTEMEAIKDKVGFDGDLPAFFTFMREDDQFYFSDDDKGAQDYIDAAKKHLAFIDTKLPEYFGILPKAPLEVRRVEPFREQDGAAQHYRPGTPDGSRPGIYYAHLSDMRAMPIPPLEVIAYHEGNPGHHMQLSIAQELTGIPKFRSQGYYLSAYGEGWALYSELLAKEMGAYKDPYSDFGRLTTEMWRAIRLVVDSGIHAKGWSEQQAVDYFMANSPMPETTVRNEVQRYIVWPGQATSYKIGMIRILELRAKAKEELGDDFDIRGFHDTVLGGGSVPLNLLETRVDQWIASQKANN
- a CDS encoding aspartyl/asparaginyl beta-hydroxylase domain-containing protein — encoded protein: MQQVPRQDGDAHDPRPAERYTQPKQNTLIRVGKKLRDPVNGFLAKQSLVGDAPVIDSALVPGLDEVAPQWPEFRDEIEPLMREREGIPPLGEISPDHRRIASTPAWKSFFFRGYGYEAKANQARCPKLTQAIDSIPGVVVAFLSIMEPGTHVPLHRGLTKSWLNCHLPLMLPDDGKRCEIAVNGEIYQWRYGEWLVFDETYPHEVWNESDQPRVMLLLQVQRQMRWLGRMVTRGIYHGVRNSSFVNDVKAAIGASKR
- the groL gene encoding chaperonin GroEL (60 kDa chaperone family; promotes refolding of misfolded polypeptides especially under stressful conditions; forms two stacked rings of heptamers to form a barrel-shaped 14mer; ends can be capped by GroES; misfolded proteins enter the barrel where they are refolded when GroES binds); the protein is MAAKDVKFGRDAREGILKGVDTLANAVKVTLGPKGRNVVIDKSFGAPRITKDGVTVAKEIELKDKFENMGAQMLKEVASKTNDLAGDGTTTATVLGQAIVREGMKSVAAGMNPMDLKRGIDTAVSKVVENLVSRSKDVSGSEEIAQVGVISANGDREVGEKIAEAMEKVGKEGVITVEEAKGLEFELDVVEGMQFDRGYLSPYFITNPDKMTVELENPYILINEGKLSNLKDMLPILEAAMQSGRPLLIIAEDIEGEALATLVVNKLRGGLKVAAVKAPGFGDRRKAMLQDISILTKGEMVSDELGIKLDSVTLGMLGEAKRVTIDKDNTTIVDGAGSQDDIKARVSEIHAQIETTTSDYDKEKLQERLAKLAGGVAVIKVGGASEVEVKERKDRVDDALHATRAAVEEGIVPGGGTALLYATKALEGLKGDNDDQTRGIDIVRKAILSPVRQIASNAGHDGAVISGNLLREDDETQGFNAATDTYENLVKAGVIDPTKVVRIALQDAASVAGLLITTEAAITDAPEDKDSGPAMPDMGGMGGMGGGMGF
- a CDS encoding sterol desaturase family protein: MKLGKIAMMAAAGAVVGGILLMERKKPLREAKTPTIPRNISNAVLGAGCAVIVAAVEEPLTQAIAVKNLEKGRGLAQRLPRPLRLIGGIAAMDYGFYCWHVATHRVPFLWRFHRVHHIDPDMDASTAVRFHPLDMFVSLPWRLVQVRLSGASPKSLRWWRNFFNFSILFHHSNMRLPGLTDNLLARAFTTPKMHGIHHSSIKSERDSNYTSGLSFWDRLHGTFRDDIPQDEIDIGVYDRLASEDLPLDRTLGAPFRDTPNQQV